The stretch of DNA CTCCGCATCGCCACTTGCAGCCCCCCAAGTCCGAATCCTTTCTGGTGCTGACGGGAGAAGTGGGATTTCTGCAGTTTGATGATGCAGGCCAGGTGATCCAGACCCAAAGGCTCCGCCCGAATGGCTTGCTGGAGCATGATGGAAGTGTAATGGGGGTGGATGTTGCGCCAGGGGTTTGGCACAATCTGGTCGTCCTGTCTGAGGTGGCGGTGTGTTATGAAGTGAAACCCGGACCCTATCGACCCAGTGACGACAAGGAGTTCGCCGAATGGGCACCACACGAAGGGCAACCCGGCTGCACGGCCTATCTGGAATCGCTGTTGCGTCACTTTCCTTCCTGAACCCCTTTCATCCGCCACACTCATGGAAAGCAATCCGCGGAGTGATACCCGCTTTGGAGGCATATTGCGACTCTACGGACCCGATGCCTGGACGCGTATTCAAACGTCGCGCGTGATGGTGGTCGGCATTGGTGGAGTGGGATCGTGGGCGGCCGAATTGTTGGCGCGTTCGGGAGTCGGTGCCATCGATCTTGTCGATCTCGATGATGTATGCGAGAGCAACATCAACCGGCAGGTCCACGCGCTGCAGTCGACGGTTGGGCAGAGCAAGGTTGACGCCATGGCGAAGCGCATCGGTGAGATTTCCCCGGACTGCAAGGTCACCGTGCATGCGAGTTTTCTCACGCAGCGCAATGTTGCGGAGTTGGTGCATGGCGAAATCGATGCGGTCTTTGATGCAATCGACGCACTGCGACACAAAATCACGCTGCTTCAGCACTGCCGCAGTCACAAGATCCCGCTCCTGGTTTCTGGAGGTGCAGGGGGTCGCAAGGATCCGACCCGCGTTCGCATCGAAGACATGGCGCACACCCGCAACGACAAGCTGCTTCAGAAAATGCGAAAACAACTGCGAAGCCAGCACCGGTTTCCACGGGATACGGCAAAAAAATTTGGCGTCGCCTGTGTCTTTTCCGACGAACTCGCCAGTTTGCCCTTTGATGCTGATGGAAATTGTGCGGTTCGTCCCGGTGAAAGCCTGCGGTTGGATTGTGCTTCCGGGTTTGGCACGGCGGGATATGTTACGGCCGCGTTTGGCATGGCGGCAGCTGGGTGGATCGTTGAGCAAATCGCCCGTTCCTCCTGAGCATGCGGTTGAATGCGAAAGTGATTGTCGAACCGACGGAGTAACCGTATGCTGGCAACTTTGCTTCGTTACGGAGTCAATTCTCAACTCAACAACATATCACCATGCGAAAATTCCGCAACATCCTGTCCTGCGCAGTTATCGCGCTGTTTGGCATTGTCTATCCTGTCCACTCCTCCGAGAACGATGGAATGCCACCGCTCATTGATCGCGAAATCTTCTTTGGCAACCCAGAGATCATGGGGGGCCAGCTGTCACCCGACGGCCAATGGATCACGTTCCTGAAACCCTACGAAGGGGTACGCAACATCTGGATCAAGAAGGCGAATGAACCCTTCGAGAACGCACGCCCACTCACCGCGAGTGAGAAGCGCCCGATCCCCGGCTATTTCTGGAGTTGGGACAGCCAGTACCTGCTCTACGTTCAGGATCGAGACGGTGACGAAAACTACCACGTCTATGCGCTCGATCCACACGCTGAGGTCCCGGACGGTGCCGTTGTTCCCGAAGCCCGCAACCTGACGGATGCGGAAGGAGCACGTGCCGCGATCTACCGCGTATCCAAAAACGATCCCGACCTCATGTATGTTGGACTCAACGACCGCGATTCGGCCTGGCACGATCTCTATGAAGTGCGCATTTCCACGGGCGAACGACGTTTGCTGTTTGAAAATACACAGGAAATTTCATCCTGGACCTTCGATACCGAGGATCAGTTGCGCCTGGTCAGCAAATCCACACCCGAAGGTGGCACGCAGATCCTCGCAGTTGAGGGAGAGGACCTGCGACCCATTTTTGAATGTTCCGTCGAGGAGACAGCCTACATTGCCCACTTTCATCCCGATGGAGACAAGGCCTATCTGGTCACGAACCGTGGCGACTCGGTGGACCTGACCCGGTTGATGTACATCGATCCGGTGGACGGCAGTGTGGAACTGATCGAACAGGATCCCGAAGGAGCGGTTGATTTGGGTGGAGCATGGTTCTCCGATTTGACCGACACCCTGATCGCCACCACCTATCGCGGCGACAAAACGCGGCGCTATTTCAAGGACAAGGAATGGGAGGCTGACTACCAGTGGCTGCAGGAGCAACTGCCGGGCTATGAGATTGGCATTGGTTCCAGCACCTTTGACGAAACTCAGTTTTTTGTGAACGCCTACAGCGACACCGATCCCGGTTCGACGTACCTCTTCGACCG from Puniceicoccaceae bacterium encodes:
- a CDS encoding S9 family peptidase — protein: MRKFRNILSCAVIALFGIVYPVHSSENDGMPPLIDREIFFGNPEIMGGQLSPDGQWITFLKPYEGVRNIWIKKANEPFENARPLTASEKRPIPGYFWSWDSQYLLYVQDRDGDENYHVYALDPHAEVPDGAVVPEARNLTDAEGARAAIYRVSKNDPDLMYVGLNDRDSAWHDLYEVRISTGERRLLFENTQEISSWTFDTEDQLRLVSKSTPEGGTQILAVEGEDLRPIFECSVEETAYIAHFHPDGDKAYLVTNRGDSVDLTRLMYIDPVDGSVELIEQDPEGAVDLGGAWFSDLTDTLIATTYRGDKTRRYFKDKEWEADYQWLQEQLPGYEIGIGSSTFDETQFFVNAYSDTDPGSTYLFDREARTLEFQYRPRPRMPIADLAPMQPIRFESSDGLQIPAYLTLPVGLAPKDLPLVVFPHGGPWSRDYWGYHSYAQFLANRGYAVLLVNFRGSTGFGKSFLNAGNDQWGDLMQDDLTWGVKHLVNEGIVDPERVGIMGGSYGGYATLAGMTFTPELYAAGVSIVGPSNLLTLLDSIPPYWESFRRELYERVGDPSIEAERERLIRQSPLNSADQIRAPLMIVQGKNDPRVKEAESEQIVVAMRELGLDVEYINAPDEGHGFSRPVNNMAFLAAAEKFFAQHLGGRYQESMPEDVAQRLGEITVDIATVSLAAED
- a CDS encoding tRNA threonylcarbamoyladenosine dehydratase, coding for MESNPRSDTRFGGILRLYGPDAWTRIQTSRVMVVGIGGVGSWAAELLARSGVGAIDLVDLDDVCESNINRQVHALQSTVGQSKVDAMAKRIGEISPDCKVTVHASFLTQRNVAELVHGEIDAVFDAIDALRHKITLLQHCRSHKIPLLVSGGAGGRKDPTRVRIEDMAHTRNDKLLQKMRKQLRSQHRFPRDTAKKFGVACVFSDELASLPFDADGNCAVRPGESLRLDCASGFGTAGYVTAAFGMAAAGWIVEQIARSS
- a CDS encoding WbuC family cupin fold metalloprotein, which encodes MEEIQTLNHELVARLIADAKASPRLRTHYNFHATLEENPHRFLNVMLRGSYFTPHRHLQPPKSESFLVLTGEVGFLQFDDAGQVIQTQRLRPNGLLEHDGSVMGVDVAPGVWHNLVVLSEVAVCYEVKPGPYRPSDDKEFAEWAPHEGQPGCTAYLESLLRHFPS